In the genome of Rhodoplanes sp. Z2-YC6860, one region contains:
- a CDS encoding branched-chain amino acid ABC transporter permease codes for MKGTSSILVVTTLLALVPLVTTSNDTLNFLVMALLVALVGQGWNLLGGYGGQYSFGHAAFFGTGAYATAILQLRYGMNAWIAFGFAIAAGALVGAIIGALSFRSGLKGSYFALVTLAFAEVLRIIASVTPVTGAGVGLLVKLDLRPEAFQFQSRLPFYLIALALVAISMIVVRLIEDSRFGAYLVAVRENEEAAKALGVNVVEVKLIAMTISAAITAAGGGFYAQYFLFVDSGIAYGPWISIEALLAPIIGGVGTVFGPLLGALVVKILGEAAKLVTGDAPGLDLVIYGGVLVLVVAFAPRGIVGLVASLRDLMQRLHQTATVEDKRG; via the coding sequence ATGAAGGGCACCTCCTCGATCCTGGTCGTGACTACGCTGCTCGCGCTCGTCCCGCTCGTCACGACGTCCAATGACACGCTCAACTTTCTGGTCATGGCACTTCTGGTCGCGCTGGTGGGCCAGGGCTGGAATCTGCTCGGCGGCTACGGCGGGCAATACTCTTTCGGTCATGCAGCGTTCTTCGGCACCGGCGCCTACGCGACCGCGATCCTGCAACTGCGCTACGGGATGAACGCCTGGATCGCCTTCGGCTTCGCCATCGCGGCGGGCGCACTGGTCGGCGCCATCATCGGCGCGCTGAGCTTCCGCTCCGGCCTCAAAGGCTCCTACTTCGCGCTGGTCACGCTCGCCTTCGCCGAGGTGCTGCGCATCATCGCCAGCGTTACGCCGGTGACCGGCGCGGGCGTGGGCCTGCTCGTCAAGCTAGACCTGCGGCCGGAGGCGTTTCAGTTCCAGAGTCGCCTGCCGTTCTATCTGATCGCGCTCGCACTCGTGGCCATCTCGATGATCGTGGTGCGGCTGATCGAGGACAGCCGCTTCGGGGCTTATCTCGTCGCGGTGCGCGAGAACGAGGAAGCCGCCAAGGCGCTGGGCGTCAATGTTGTCGAGGTGAAGCTCATCGCCATGACGATCTCGGCCGCGATCACCGCGGCGGGCGGCGGTTTCTACGCGCAATACTTCCTGTTCGTCGATTCGGGCATCGCCTATGGCCCGTGGATTTCCATCGAAGCTCTGCTGGCGCCGATCATCGGCGGCGTCGGCACGGTGTTCGGACCGCTGCTCGGCGCGCTCGTCGTCAAAATTCTGGGAGAGGCCGCCAAGCTCGTGACCGGCGATGCGCCGGGGCTCGACCTCGTGATCTATGGCGGCGTGCTGGTGCTCGTGGTGGCGTTCGCGCCGCGCGGCATTGTGGGGTTGGTTGCGAGCCTGCGCGACCTCATGCAGAGGCTCCATCAGACAGCCACCGTGGAGGACAAGCGTGGCTGA
- a CDS encoding ABC transporter ATP-binding protein: protein MAETLLQVENLSKRFGGLLAVDKASFTAETGRITTLIGPNGAGKTTLFSIISGFAAPTEGRIRYRDADITGQPPHLLARQGIARTFQIVQPFAGLTVRENIAVGSHLYRPRRIDALAAARQIAEAVDLADMLDRPAAALTVAGRKRLELARALAIEPRLLLLDEVLAGLNPSEVRDMLPVIRAIANRGVTIVMIEHIMQAVMSLAEQVFVLSEGRIIAQGAPQNIAADPQVIEAYLGHGAAARIAAGASQGATHA from the coding sequence GTGGCTGAGACGCTGCTTCAGGTCGAGAATCTCTCGAAGCGTTTCGGCGGCCTGCTCGCGGTCGACAAGGCGTCGTTCACGGCCGAAACCGGCCGCATCACCACGCTGATCGGGCCGAACGGCGCCGGCAAGACCACGCTGTTCTCGATCATCTCGGGTTTCGCCGCGCCGACCGAAGGCCGCATCCGTTATCGGGATGCCGACATCACCGGCCAGCCGCCGCATCTGCTGGCGCGGCAGGGCATCGCCCGTACCTTCCAGATCGTGCAGCCGTTCGCGGGCCTCACGGTGCGCGAGAACATTGCCGTCGGCTCGCATCTCTATCGGCCGCGGCGCATCGATGCGCTCGCCGCGGCGCGCCAGATCGCGGAAGCGGTCGATCTTGCCGACATGCTCGATCGCCCGGCTGCGGCACTGACCGTCGCCGGCCGCAAACGGCTCGAGCTTGCGCGGGCACTCGCCATCGAGCCGCGGCTGCTCCTGCTCGACGAGGTGCTGGCCGGGCTCAACCCGTCCGAGGTGCGGGACATGCTGCCGGTGATCCGCGCCATCGCCAACCGTGGCGTCACCATCGTGATGATCGAGCACATCATGCAGGCGGTGATGAGCCTCGCCGAGCAGGTCTTCGTGCTCTCCGAAGGCCGCATCATCGCGCAAGGAGCGCCGCAAAACATCGCCGCCGATCCGCAGGTCATCGAAGCCTATCTCGGCCACGGCGCAGCCGCGCGGATCGCCGCGGGAGCGAGCCAGGGAGCAACCCATGCCTGA
- a CDS encoding ABC transporter ATP-binding protein: protein MPEPLLTVSSLHTGYGATEILRGIDLTVQDGEIVAVLGSNGAGKSTLNRTLSGVVRPWQGTIRFTGIPIHTARPAEIVSRGLIHVPEGRRIFPNMTVSENLDLGAYRRGRGHRRQNRQRVFSIFPRLAERRRQSAGTLSGGEQQMLAIGRGLMAEPRLLILDEPSLGLSPLLVEELFALIKTINAEGIALLLVEQNVMQSLEVARRAYILDNGRFVLQGSATDIRNDPELKRAYLGM, encoded by the coding sequence ATGCCTGAGCCGCTTCTGACCGTGAGCAGCCTGCACACCGGCTACGGCGCGACCGAAATCCTGCGCGGCATCGATCTTACGGTGCAGGACGGCGAGATTGTCGCGGTGCTCGGCTCCAACGGCGCCGGCAAGTCCACGCTCAACCGCACGCTGTCCGGTGTGGTGCGCCCCTGGCAGGGCACGATCCGGTTCACCGGCATACCGATCCACACGGCGCGACCGGCCGAGATCGTGTCGCGCGGGCTCATTCATGTGCCGGAAGGCCGCCGCATCTTCCCCAACATGACGGTGAGCGAAAACCTCGACCTCGGCGCCTATCGCCGCGGCCGTGGGCACCGCCGGCAAAACCGCCAGCGCGTGTTCTCGATCTTTCCCCGGCTCGCCGAGCGGCGGCGGCAGAGTGCCGGCACGCTGTCCGGCGGCGAGCAGCAGATGCTGGCGATCGGGCGCGGCCTGATGGCGGAACCGAGGCTTCTGATCCTGGACGAGCCATCACTGGGCCTTTCACCGCTTCTGGTCGAGGAGCTGTTCGCCTTGATCAAGACCATCAATGCCGAAGGCATCGCTCTTCTTCTGGTCGAGCAGAACGTGATGCAAAGCCTGGAGGTGGCGCGCCGCGCCTACATCCTGGACAACGGTCGGTTTGTGCTGCAGGGAAGCGCGACCGACATCCGCAACGACCCTGAACTCAAGCGCGCCTATCTCGGAATGTGA
- a CDS encoding isocitrate lyase/PEP mutase family protein, whose translation MTEPETLRSRLARKPIVVAPGIYDPFTALVATQAGFETLYVSGAAIAYTRLGRPDIGLVSMTEVTETLALIRDRVTAHLIVDGDTGYGNALNVVRTIREFERAGATAIQLEDQDFPKRCGHLDGKALIPAREMCGKIRAAVDARRSRETLIVARTDAVAVEGFDRAIERAAMYRDAGADMLFVEAPKTRDDLARIVTTLGTKVPLMANMVEGGKTELLNAKELEAIGFGLVIFPGGIARAVACTAMDYYSSLAQHGTNEPFRNRMLDFDGINRLIGTADMLALGKRYETDTPPANKTSGSR comes from the coding sequence ATGACCGAACCTGAAACGCTGCGCTCCCGCCTTGCCCGCAAACCCATCGTGGTGGCGCCCGGCATCTACGACCCGTTCACCGCGCTGGTCGCGACCCAGGCCGGTTTCGAGACGCTCTACGTGTCCGGCGCGGCCATTGCCTATACGCGTCTCGGGCGGCCGGATATCGGTCTCGTCAGCATGACCGAGGTGACCGAGACACTGGCGCTGATCCGCGACCGCGTCACCGCGCACCTGATCGTCGACGGCGACACGGGCTACGGCAATGCGCTCAACGTGGTGCGCACCATCCGCGAATTCGAGCGCGCCGGCGCGACCGCCATCCAGCTCGAAGACCAGGATTTTCCCAAGCGCTGCGGCCATCTCGACGGCAAGGCGCTGATCCCAGCCCGGGAAATGTGCGGCAAGATCCGCGCCGCGGTCGATGCCCGCCGCTCGCGCGAGACGCTGATCGTGGCGCGCACCGACGCCGTGGCGGTCGAAGGCTTCGACCGCGCCATCGAGCGCGCCGCGATGTATCGCGACGCCGGCGCCGACATGCTGTTCGTCGAGGCGCCGAAGACCCGCGACGACCTCGCCCGCATCGTCACGACGCTCGGCACCAAGGTGCCGTTGATGGCCAACATGGTCGAAGGCGGCAAGACCGAGCTTCTGAACGCGAAAGAGCTCGAGGCCATCGGCTTTGGCCTCGTGATTTTCCCGGGCGGCATCGCGCGCGCGGTCGCCTGTACGGCAATGGATTATTACAGCTCACTGGCACAGCACGGCACCAACGAGCCGTTCCGCAATCGCATGCTCGATTTCGACGGCATCAACCGGCTGATCGGCACCGCCGACATGCTGGCGCTCGGCAAGCGTTACGAGACCGACACGCCGCCAGCGAACAAGACTTCGGGCAGCCGGTGA
- a CDS encoding hydantoinase B/oxoprolinase family protein, translated as MTTLDPVTLAVLNGRLVQIADEMDATLYRSAFNPIIAEAHDACHGIYHAETGATLVQGTSGLPIFVGAMAFAVKAVIDKVAHDGGLEPGDTYIFNDPYDGGTHLNDFRLVRPLIRNGKVFAWLASVGHWLDVGGNVPGNFNAKATESFQEGFRIPPVKLVRSGILQQDIIDILAANSRVPQSNWGDLNGQLNALDLGERRLNALLDEHGAETIEAAMAQLSARAEALMRANIAALPDGTYSCDDFLDNDGVTDAPLRIALDLTIKGERMTLDFSRSAPPCDGPLNISRSTTVACCYVALKHLFTDVPANAGCLAPIEFVIPDTTLLGVSAPKPVGGYTETILRVIDTIFGAFAQIAPERANGSPFATINALSLAGWRQHGKRWVMFCFFGGGLGGNPEGDGLNHANNPISTATIPPVEILESLYPVMFTQWALRPDSGGPGRHRGGLGAIYEVEALADGGAEVFLLGERGKYPPFGVNGGGTAVLNRFVYETDSGEATPPLVSKITDVKIRRGQKVRLETPGGGGFGDPATRDPARVARDVRLGYVSRLAALDHYKTVLRDDGSLDPDATAKVRGSR; from the coding sequence GTGACCACGCTCGATCCCGTCACGCTCGCAGTGCTCAACGGCCGTCTCGTCCAGATCGCCGACGAGATGGACGCGACGCTGTATCGTTCGGCCTTCAACCCGATCATCGCGGAAGCTCACGACGCCTGCCACGGAATCTATCACGCGGAGACCGGCGCGACGCTGGTGCAGGGCACATCCGGCCTGCCGATCTTCGTCGGCGCTATGGCGTTCGCCGTGAAAGCCGTCATCGACAAGGTCGCGCATGACGGCGGGCTGGAGCCGGGCGACACCTACATCTTCAACGACCCTTATGACGGCGGCACGCATCTCAACGACTTCCGCCTGGTTCGTCCGCTCATCCGCAACGGCAAGGTGTTTGCCTGGCTCGCCTCCGTCGGCCACTGGCTCGACGTCGGCGGCAATGTTCCGGGCAACTTCAACGCCAAGGCCACCGAGAGCTTCCAGGAGGGCTTTCGCATTCCGCCGGTGAAGCTCGTGCGCAGCGGCATTCTACAGCAGGACATCATCGACATTCTCGCCGCCAATTCGCGGGTGCCGCAGTCGAACTGGGGCGACCTCAACGGCCAGCTCAACGCGCTCGATCTCGGCGAACGGCGGCTGAATGCGCTGCTCGACGAGCACGGCGCGGAGACGATCGAAGCCGCCATGGCGCAGCTCAGCGCCCGCGCCGAAGCGTTGATGCGCGCCAACATCGCGGCGCTGCCGGACGGCACCTATTCGTGCGACGACTTCCTCGACAACGACGGCGTCACCGACGCGCCGCTGCGCATCGCGCTCGACCTGACCATCAAGGGCGAGCGGATGACGCTGGACTTCTCGCGATCGGCGCCGCCCTGCGACGGCCCGCTCAACATCTCGCGCTCGACCACGGTCGCGTGCTGTTACGTCGCGCTCAAGCACCTGTTCACCGACGTGCCGGCCAATGCCGGCTGTCTCGCGCCCATTGAGTTTGTCATTCCCGACACGACGCTGCTCGGCGTCTCGGCGCCCAAGCCGGTCGGCGGCTACACCGAGACCATTCTTCGCGTCATCGACACCATCTTCGGCGCTTTTGCCCAGATCGCGCCGGAGCGCGCCAACGGCAGCCCGTTCGCGACCATCAACGCGCTGTCGCTCGCCGGCTGGCGGCAGCATGGCAAGCGCTGGGTGATGTTCTGCTTCTTCGGCGGTGGGCTTGGCGGCAATCCCGAGGGCGACGGATTGAACCATGCCAACAACCCGATCTCGACCGCGACCATCCCGCCGGTCGAGATTCTCGAGTCGCTTTATCCGGTGATGTTCACGCAATGGGCGCTGCGGCCCGACTCCGGCGGGCCCGGGCGGCACCGCGGCGGACTTGGTGCGATCTACGAGGTCGAGGCGCTGGCCGACGGCGGCGCCGAGGTGTTCCTCCTTGGCGAGCGCGGCAAATATCCGCCGTTCGGCGTCAACGGCGGCGGGACCGCGGTGCTGAACCGCTTTGTTTATGAGACCGACAGCGGCGAAGCCACGCCCCCGCTCGTCTCCAAGATCACCGACGTCAAGATCCGCCGCGGCCAGAAGGTGCGGCTCGAGACGCCCGGTGGCGGCGGCTTCGGCGATCCGGCGACACGCGATCCCGCGCGCGTGGCGCGCGACGTGCGGCTCGGTTACGTGTCACGCCTCGCGGCGCTCGACCACTACAAGACCGTGCTGCGTGACGACGGCTCGCTCGATCCCGATGCAACAGCGAAAGTGCGTGGCAGCCGATGA